The nucleotide sequence TGGCTCTCGCTCATTCTCGCCGGCCGTCCATGGCCGGCTTCCGAGGCGTCCGCCGCGAATCACATCGTGTGATTCGTTCGGCGGCCAATACCGCTATGAGCCAAGCCCGAACATCCTGCTAATATGTTCCCAACAATGCAAGTCAGAAAGTTGAGTTAAACCCTCAATCGCGAGCCTGGCAGACGGAACGGTGTGCCAGCAGAAAAAACACTATACCTAAGACCAGTAAAACCAGGATTGGAAAAAGCTCCACCGGCTGACCATAGGCCCCGTTGCGGATCAAACGGGAAGCATGAGTCAAAGGCAACACCTGCAGGAGCATCTGAACCCAGGATGGCATCTTGTCCACCGGAAAAAAGGTCCCCCCCAGAAAAGCCATCGGCGTTATAATAAAATTAAACAACATGGCCTGGTCGGCATGGGATTTCACCAGCATGGCCGCCATCACCGCCATGGAAGCAAAAACAAAGGAATTCAGAAAAATACCCAACCAGAAAACCGGGTTCAGGAAGTGAAGCTGCACCCCGAACAAACCTGACAACAAAATGACAATAATAACGGAAATCAAGGCTTTGGCCATCCCGGCCATTACTTCGCCAATCACATAAGCCAGGTCGGAAATGGGGGAGGCCTGAAATTCTTCAAAAATTTTCCAGTAAAAACGGGCAATGTTGATTTCTCCAGCAATCCCGAAAGACTGATTCATAGTCCCCATGGCCACCAGACCCGGAATCAGAAACTCAAGATATGAATGGCTGCCCACCTGCACATGACGGCCAACACCAAGCCCAAAAGCCACCAGGTAAAGGCTCGGCGAAACAGCCATGGAAATAAATACTTTTTTCCCCCGGCTGCCCAGGATCAGCATCTCCCGCAAAAAGATTGCCCAACTGCCCGCCAGCATTGAAATGCTATACTTTTCCAGCAACTTCATTCCTCAGCCACCTTACGGCCGGTTAAATCAAGAAAAACATCCTCCAGGTTGACCCTTCTTATGGTCACCCGTCCCGGAAAATCGGCGGCAGCCTGTTTGGCGGCGGCCCGATCGGTGAAGCACTCGGTCTGCAGTTCATTATCAACCAGACGGTCTACAGCCCAACTGCCCATTCTCCGCACCAGAGTTTCCGGCTGATCAACCGCGACAATCTGACCCCGGTCAATAAAGGCTACCCTGCCGGCCAGGTATTCCGCCTCTTCAATATAGTGAGTGGTCAACAGGATTGTTGTTCCTTCATTTTGAATCCGCCGGATGATCGACCAGGTCCGCCGCCTGATGGCCGCATCCAACCCCACCGTCGGCTCATCCATGAAAAGAATCCGCGGCTGATGCATCATGGCCCGGACAATGAGCAATCGACGCCTCATTCCTCCCGATAAATGCTTCACCAGCGTCTGGGCGCGATCAGACAGCTCAACATAAGTCAATAATTCTTCAATCCGCTTATGGCGCTGATCGCTGGGAAGGAAAAAAAAACGGCCATGAAGATCCAGATTACGATATACCGTCAACTCAGTATCAAGATTCAGCACCTGGGGGACCAGCCCAACCTGAAGCTTCGCTGCAGTCGGATATTTGCTGATATCCGTGTCATTGAGCAATACGGTCCCTGAATCAGCCCTGGCCAGGCCGGTCATAATCCGGACCATGGTCGTTTTACCGGCCCCATTGGGACCCAGAAGCGCAAACAGTTCGCCCTTTTGCACTGATAAATCAACGCCGGAAAGAGCCTGGAGATGGCCGTATGTTTTGGTCAGTTGCTGGATGGTAATCATTTAGCGGCCACAATTGTTGATGGTGTACAGTGTAAGGTGTACGGTACAAGGAACCTTAAACCTTAAACCCTGTACCGTACACGTACACCGTATAAACACACTTCATTACAAAGACGGTTAAAGTTATCATAAAATTATCCCGACTGTAAATAAAATCCCGGTTGCAAAACTACGCTATCTATGTACAGGTAGACAGCATTACTTTTTCACCAATGAATAATTTCAACCCCGACGGTACCCATAACGATGATTAGACGCATGAAGGAATATTTATTCATCGTTAACTACCTGGGAGCCCTGCTTACCCTTTTCGGCCTGCTGCTGTTCATCCCCCTGACGGTCCAATTCTATTACCAGGAAACCATGGCCGGCTCCCACCTGATTGCGGCCTTTACCATCCCCGGCCTGATTCTGTTCTTTGGTGGCATTCTGTTACAGAAAAAAATACCCGTGCGAATCCCCTCAGTGCAGGAAGGCATGGTCATTACCGCCCTGGCCTGGATATCAGCTGCTTTAGTCAGTTCTCTGCCTTTCATAATCGGCATCAATAAACCGATCATAGATGCTATTTTCGAAGCTACCAGCGGCATCACCGCATCGGGATTGACGGTATTTACCGGCCTGGATCAATTACCAAAATGCATCCTTTTCTGGCGTTCTCTCCTGCAATGGGTTGGAGGGGTTGGAGTACTGACTTTCTTCCTGGCGGTCAGTTTCAGGGGTGGAAGTACTTCGGCCACCCTTTTTGTTGCCGAAGGCAACAAAATAGCCAGCCGGAGGCCGGTGCCGGGAATATTCAATACGATTAAAATTATCTGGATGATTTACATTTCGTTCACGATCAGTTGTTTTTTTCTCTTGTGGCTGGAAGGAATCCCCCCTTTTGAGGCTCTTAATCACGCCCTGACCGTGGTTTCCACCGGCGGCTTTTCAACCCATGACCGCAGCATCTCTTTTTTTGCTCACTATCCCCATGCCGAACTGATTGAATATACCCTGATTTTCTTCATGCTCATGGGCGGCATTAATTTTCTCATCCACTACAAAGTTTGCACCGGTGAATGGCGATCAATTT is from Pseudomonadota bacterium and encodes:
- a CDS encoding TrkH family potassium uptake protein, with product MKEYLFIVNYLGALLTLFGLLLFIPLTVQFYYQETMAGSHLIAAFTIPGLILFFGGILLQKKIPVRIPSVQEGMVITALAWISAALVSSLPFIIGINKPIIDAIFEATSGITASGLTVFTGLDQLPKCILFWRSLLQWVGGVGVLTFFLAVSFRGGSTSATLFVAEGNKIASRRPVPGIFNTIKIIWMIYISFTISCFFLLWLEGIPPFEALNHALTVVSTGGFSTHDRSISFFAHYPHAELIEYTLIFFMLMGGINFLIHYKVCTGEWRSIYQDYEIRWFWGLLAGCTILICLDHLWHNPQGISYVNDNLLTGFHHLHELFRKSLFQVTSLLTSTGYTVQDINSTFFPALAKQLFLLLMLVGGCVGSTSGG
- a CDS encoding ABC transporter ATP-binding protein, with the translated sequence MITIQQLTKTYGHLQALSGVDLSVQKGELFALLGPNGAGKTTMVRIMTGLARADSGTVLLNDTDISKYPTAAKLQVGLVPQVLNLDTELTVYRNLDLHGRFFFLPSDQRHKRIEELLTYVELSDRAQTLVKHLSGGMRRRLLIVRAMMHQPRILFMDEPTVGLDAAIRRRTWSIIRRIQNEGTTILLTTHYIEEAEYLAGRVAFIDRGQIVAVDQPETLVRRMGSWAVDRLVDNELQTECFTDRAAAKQAAADFPGRVTIRRVNLEDVFLDLTGRKVAEE
- a CDS encoding ABC transporter permease, with protein sequence MKLLEKYSISMLAGSWAIFLREMLILGSRGKKVFISMAVSPSLYLVAFGLGVGRHVQVGSHSYLEFLIPGLVAMGTMNQSFGIAGEINIARFYWKIFEEFQASPISDLAYVIGEVMAGMAKALISVIIVILLSGLFGVQLHFLNPVFWLGIFLNSFVFASMAVMAAMLVKSHADQAMLFNFIITPMAFLGGTFFPVDKMPSWVQMLLQVLPLTHASRLIRNGAYGQPVELFPILVLLVLGIVFFLLAHRSVCQARD